A window of the Harmonia axyridis chromosome 5, icHarAxyr1.1, whole genome shotgun sequence genome harbors these coding sequences:
- the LOC123680891 gene encoding uncharacterized protein LOC123680891, which yields MYTWTCLTLRVTDAASHVSIDSPDGQKQFPCSSDQEASTIGKEFYMSWIAEFGTPFRITTDQRRQFESSLFNELCKLTGTNHSLPLSSQRNDRWTETLPSVLLGMRTAWRDDMKAAAAEMVYGEPLRLPGEFLSTSTDDNADTADLLVNLRKQIRRIRPINANHHGERHSFVFKELETSQFVFV from the exons ATGTACACATGGACATGCCTTACGCTGAGGGTTACCGATGCTGCCTCACATGTGTCGATTGATTCACCAGATGGCCAGAAGCAATTCCCCTGCAGTTCTGACCAGGAAGCTTCCACCATCGGTAAGGAGTTTTACATGAGTTGGATAGCGGAGTTTGGCACTCCATTCCGGATCACCACAGATCAAAGGAGACAGTTCGAGTCTAGCCTGTTCAACGAGCTATGTAAGTTGACTGGCACGAACCACAGCCTACCACTCAGCAGCCAACg CAATGACCGATGGACCGAAACGCTTCCCAGTGTCCTTCTGGGAATGAGAACAGCCTGGCGGGACGACATGAAAGCAGCCGCTGCAGAAATGGTATACGGAGAGCCATTAAGATTGCCCGGAGAATTTTTATCTACAAGTACGGATGATAATGCAGACACAGCCGACTTGTTAGTGAATCTGAGGAAACAAATAAGAAGAATAAGACCTATCAACGCAAACCACCACGGAGAACGACACAGCTTCGTGTTCAAGGAATTGGAAACGTCACAATTCGTGTTCGTCTAA
- the LOC123681190 gene encoding uncharacterized protein LOC123681190 encodes MNNAYQELIILDKVLRFVIGKLMFPTTVWCDKNSAGDCTKKDGSPKLKVFDDHLEVINDDLLHREKSGLRRHMAETHGDFIKQCVEVKRITVRWIPTKENVDDLMIKPSPSDGHKRLTQKLMI; translated from the coding sequence ATGAATAATGCCTATCAAGAATTAATAATTCTTGACAAGGTACTTAGATTTGTGATAGGAAAACTGATGTTTCCTACaacagtctggtgtgataaaaattccgctggagactgcaccaagaaagatggtagtcccaaactaaaagtatttgatgatcatttagaggtaataaatgacgacctactacatagagagaaatctggacttagaagacatatggctgaaacacatggtgatttcataaaacaatgtgTTGAAGTAAAGAGAATCACAGTGAGATGGATtccaaccaaggagaatgtggATGACTTAATGATAAAACCTTCACCATCAGACGGTCATAAGAGATTAACTCAGAAACTAATGATTTAA